The Dama dama isolate Ldn47 chromosome 25, ASM3311817v1, whole genome shotgun sequence genome window below encodes:
- the CAPSL gene encoding calcyphosin-like protein yields the protein MAGTARHDREMAIQAKKKLTVTTDPIERLRLQCLARGSAGIKGLGRVFRIMDDNNNRTLDFKEFVKGLNDYAVVMEKEEAEELFRRFDKDGNGTIDFNEFLLTLRPPMSRARKEVIMQAFRKLDKTGDGVITIEDLREVYNAKHHPKYQNGEWTEEQVFRKFLDNFDSPYDKDGVVTPEEFMNYYAGVSASIDTDVYFIVMMRTAWKL from the exons ATGGCAGGGACCGCACGCCATGACCGAGAGATGGCGATCCAGGCCAAGAAGAAGCTCACCGTGACCACTGACCCCATCGAGAGGCTCCGCTTGCAGTGCCTGGCCAGGGGCTCAGCGGGCATCAAAGGGCTTGGCAG AGTGTTTCGAATTATGGATGACAATAACAACCGAACCCTTGATTTCAAAGAATTTGTGAAAGGGTTAAATGATTATGCTGTGGTCATGGAAAAGGAGGAAGCAGAAGAGCTTTTCCGGAGGTTTGATAAAGATGGAAATGGAACAATAGACTTCAATGAATTTCTTCTCACATTAAGA CCTCCAATGTCCAGAGCCAGAAAAGAGGTGATAATGCAAGCTTTTAGAAAGCTAGACAAGACTGGAGATGGTGTGATAACAATTGAAGACCTTCGAGAGGTGTACAATGCAAAACACCATCCAAAGTATCAGAATGGTGAATGGACGGAGGAGCAAGTGTTCCGGAAATTTCTGGATAACTTCGACTCACCCTACGACAAAGATGGAGTG GTGACTCCTGAGGAGTTCATGAACTACTACGCCGGGGTGAGCGCGTCCATTGACACTGATGTGTATTTCATCGTCATGATGCGAACCGCCTGGAAGCTCTGA